Proteins encoded by one window of Swingsia samuiensis:
- the hemC gene encoding hydroxymethylbilane synthase yields the protein MNASVTLSDALQKVAAEAVRRSQSNVSSHQRRTLPLKVGTRASPLALVQTRHFLTRLTRFCPVLRDMGAFQEHQISTEGDRNLVQRLADIGGKGLFAKEIHEALLAGRIDFAVHSLKDLETKLPDGLVLACTMKREDARDVIILRNREVEILENDPLACLPEGAVVGCASVRRQAQMLSRRPDLRFVLLRGNVQTRLDKLQAGACDATLLALAGLRRLGMEDRADIILEPDQMIPASGQGIVGVTVRESDIELRELLSAIEDPHARAVSTAERALLAELDGSCRTPIGGYARIEGDQLKLTGMVASEDGTFLLRREIQGSPKEAGRIGLELGKELRAETPDAIFAEITSV from the coding sequence ATGAATGCTTCCGTTACGTTATCTGACGCCCTTCAAAAAGTAGCTGCGGAAGCTGTCCGTCGGTCTCAGTCCAATGTGTCTTCTCATCAACGGCGCACGCTTCCTCTGAAGGTCGGGACAAGAGCTTCTCCGCTTGCTTTGGTACAGACACGGCATTTTTTAACGCGTCTGACGCGTTTTTGCCCTGTCCTGCGTGATATGGGGGCGTTTCAGGAACACCAAATTAGCACAGAAGGAGACCGTAATCTGGTTCAGCGTTTGGCTGATATTGGTGGGAAAGGGCTCTTTGCAAAAGAAATTCATGAAGCGCTTTTGGCAGGGCGAATCGATTTTGCCGTACATAGTTTAAAAGACCTTGAGACTAAACTTCCTGACGGTTTGGTTCTGGCGTGTACGATGAAGCGCGAAGATGCGCGTGATGTTATTATTTTGCGGAACCGTGAAGTAGAAATTTTGGAAAATGATCCGCTCGCTTGTTTGCCAGAGGGAGCAGTAGTGGGGTGTGCTTCTGTTCGTCGGCAGGCTCAAATGTTGAGCCGGCGGCCTGATTTGCGATTTGTTTTGTTAAGAGGGAATGTCCAAACGCGTTTGGATAAGCTGCAAGCGGGCGCGTGTGATGCGACGCTTTTGGCGTTGGCTGGGTTACGCCGTTTGGGAATGGAAGACCGTGCAGACATTATTCTCGAGCCAGATCAAATGATCCCAGCATCTGGTCAAGGGATTGTCGGTGTGACTGTTCGCGAAAGCGACATAGAGTTGCGTGAACTGCTATCTGCTATTGAAGACCCTCATGCGCGCGCTGTATCGACGGCTGAGCGGGCTTTACTTGCTGAATTAGATGGCTCTTGCCGAACGCCGATCGGTGGTTACGCTCGAATTGAAGGTGATCAGTTAAAGCTGACCGGCATGGTCGCGAGTGAAGACGGAACGTTCTTATTGCGCCGGGAAATACAAGGTTCTCCTAAGGAAGCCGGTCGTATTGGTTTAGAGTTGGGAAAAGAATTGCGTGCAGAAACGCCTGATGCAATTTTTGCTGAAATAACAAGCGTTTAA
- a CDS encoding dienelactone hydrolase family protein produces MNTKKTQGRLVRLTTDDGHSFDAWEAGSAESQHSIIVIQEIFGLTDHIKTTCEELAQEGFHVIAPALFDRVKPNTVLNYDQHGIEEGLKYRAQITPEHLRKDIAACSKHLRQEDHNRKTGIIGFCWGGLIAWLEAVQTHQVNAAVSWYGRGISDYVEHAPHCPVQLHFGDQDHTIPHLDIQTIRQKRPEVEVFVYDNAGHGFGCRDRADFDKNARDLAWKRSVEFLRQNLA; encoded by the coding sequence ATGAATACCAAGAAAACACAAGGGCGTCTCGTTCGCCTCACAACTGATGATGGTCATAGCTTCGATGCTTGGGAAGCTGGTTCTGCGGAGTCTCAACACTCCATTATCGTTATTCAAGAAATCTTTGGACTAACAGATCACATCAAAACAACGTGTGAAGAACTCGCGCAAGAAGGCTTCCACGTTATCGCTCCTGCCCTTTTTGACCGTGTTAAGCCGAATACCGTCTTAAATTACGACCAACACGGCATTGAAGAAGGCCTCAAATACCGCGCTCAAATTACACCAGAGCATCTTCGTAAAGATATAGCAGCTTGCTCCAAACACCTTCGCCAAGAAGACCATAACCGTAAGACAGGAATCATTGGTTTTTGCTGGGGTGGATTGATCGCTTGGCTTGAAGCGGTACAAACCCATCAAGTTAACGCAGCAGTCAGCTGGTATGGGCGTGGAATATCAGACTACGTAGAGCACGCTCCACACTGCCCTGTGCAACTTCATTTTGGCGATCAAGACCATACAATTCCTCATCTTGATATCCAAACTATTCGCCAAAAACGCCCTGAAGTAGAAGTTTTTGTATATGATAACGCAGGCCATGGTTTTGGCTGCCGCGATCGTGCAGATTTTGATAAAAACGCACGCGATCTTGCATGGAAGCGTAGTGTCGAATTCTTAAGACAAAATCTGGCTTAA
- a CDS encoding Smr/MutS family protein produces the protein MVVRDIKPLSSPRRSSPSMVKTPEKEDVVSIAKLKSQGASKRDTSFEVVFRQPEKKVTKLQELRVGVRAPGLDDTSWRRLSRGKVRVDAKLDLHGYVVQEAFENLLEFLHRARVRNWKCIEVVTGRGSGPSSGLIRRELPMWLQRQEIRPMILAVVHPHAANHGSVRILLRTKKH, from the coding sequence ATGGTTGTGCGTGATATTAAGCCGCTATCTTCTCCACGGCGCTCATCACCATCAATGGTAAAAACTCCTGAAAAAGAAGATGTTGTTTCGATTGCAAAGCTAAAGTCTCAGGGCGCATCTAAAAGAGATACGTCATTTGAAGTTGTTTTCCGGCAGCCTGAAAAGAAAGTAACAAAGTTACAGGAGTTGAGGGTAGGTGTGCGTGCTCCAGGTTTAGATGACACAAGCTGGAGACGACTATCGCGCGGTAAGGTACGGGTTGATGCAAAGTTAGATTTGCATGGATACGTGGTGCAAGAAGCCTTCGAAAATCTGTTGGAATTTCTACATCGTGCGCGTGTCAGAAACTGGAAATGTATTGAAGTGGTTACAGGCAGAGGAAGCGGACCATCGAGTGGGCTAATCCGTCGTGAGTTGCCAATGTGGTTACAAAGACAAGAGATTAGGCCCATGATTTTGGCCGTAGTGCATCCTCATGCTGCAAATCATGGCTCGGTGAGAATTTTATTACGAACAAAGAAGCACTAA
- a CDS encoding DNA-methyltransferase has translation MIRSRREKLGNHTFVRGDCTTVLRRMPSQSVDIIVTSPPYNLGVEYRTYSDKLPEDAYLDWMEDVCTSLKRVMKDGASFFLNIAGSSAQPWLPFELMTRLRTLFVLQNHITWIKSISVGEITYGHFKPLNSSRFVNRNHEHIFHLTKRGDVPVSRLEAGVPFTDKSNISRRQHEIDRRCRGDTWFIPYETVRSRKEKFSHPGTFPIALPEACIRLHGVLPGGVLLDPFMGVGTSIIAAQRTGLTGIGIDTDTRYVNIARKRLRLAINQTEEDWEED, from the coding sequence ATGATACGTAGTCGCCGGGAGAAGTTAGGTAACCATACTTTTGTTCGAGGGGATTGTACGACGGTTTTGCGTCGTATGCCTTCACAAAGCGTCGATATTATTGTGACATCACCTCCCTATAATCTTGGCGTCGAATATAGAACCTATTCAGATAAGCTTCCCGAAGATGCTTATTTGGATTGGATGGAGGACGTTTGCACAAGTTTAAAAAGAGTGATGAAGGACGGTGCTTCTTTTTTTCTTAATATAGCTGGGTCATCTGCACAGCCTTGGTTGCCGTTTGAATTAATGACGCGGTTGAGAACTTTATTTGTTCTGCAAAACCATATCACATGGATTAAGTCGATTTCTGTTGGTGAAATTACATATGGCCATTTCAAACCCTTAAACTCATCTCGTTTTGTTAATCGTAATCATGAGCATATTTTTCATTTAACAAAACGAGGAGATGTACCGGTGTCTCGTCTGGAGGCAGGTGTTCCATTCACAGATAAAAGCAATATTTCAAGAAGACAGCATGAAATAGACCGACGGTGCCGTGGGGATACATGGTTTATTCCTTACGAAACAGTACGGAGCCGAAAAGAAAAATTTAGTCACCCTGGGACCTTCCCGATCGCTCTGCCAGAAGCGTGTATCCGTTTACATGGTGTTTTGCCGGGGGGAGTTTTACTGGATCCTTTTATGGGGGTAGGAACAAGTATCATAGCGGCACAACGAACAGGGCTGACCGGAATAGGGATCGATACAGACACGCGTTACGTTAATATAGCCCGCAAGCGCTTACGTTTGGCAATTAATCAAACCGAAGAAGATTGGGAAGAAGATTAA
- a CDS encoding S-methyl-5'-thioadenosine phosphorylase has translation MSAHSEVQPVIGIVGGSGLYDIDGLENKEWRKVETPWGDPSDELLFGVFEGVKCVFLPRHGRGHPIPPSRLNFRANIDALKRAGVTDILSLSAVGSLKENLPPGEFVLVDQFIDRSFAREKSFFETGCVAHVSMADPVSARLLDVLEAEAKKLQISVTRGGTYLVMEGPQFSTRAESELYRSWGCSVIGMTNMPEAKLAREAEMNYATVAMVTDFDCWHTEHDSVTVESVVKVMSGNADKARRLVKAVIPVLGQKRGVDLSAERALDHALITAPEKRDPALIAKLDAVAGRVLK, from the coding sequence ATGTCTGCACATTCTGAAGTTCAGCCTGTCATCGGGATCGTTGGTGGATCAGGGTTGTATGATATTGATGGATTAGAAAATAAGGAATGGCGTAAAGTCGAAACTCCGTGGGGTGATCCTTCTGATGAGCTCCTTTTTGGGGTTTTTGAAGGCGTAAAGTGCGTTTTTCTTCCTCGGCATGGCCGTGGCCATCCAATCCCTCCATCACGATTGAATTTTCGTGCCAATATTGATGCTCTAAAGCGGGCAGGTGTTACGGATATTCTGTCATTATCGGCAGTCGGATCGTTAAAGGAAAATTTGCCCCCTGGAGAGTTTGTGCTGGTGGATCAGTTTATTGATCGTAGCTTTGCACGGGAGAAGAGCTTTTTTGAAACAGGGTGCGTGGCGCATGTGAGCATGGCAGATCCGGTTTCTGCTCGATTGCTTGATGTTTTGGAAGCAGAAGCAAAGAAGTTACAGATTTCGGTAACGCGCGGGGGTACGTATCTTGTGATGGAAGGGCCTCAGTTCTCTACACGCGCTGAAAGTGAACTCTATCGCTCATGGGGATGCTCTGTGATTGGCATGACGAATATGCCAGAAGCCAAGCTGGCTCGTGAAGCAGAAATGAATTATGCCACCGTTGCAATGGTGACGGATTTTGACTGCTGGCACACAGAGCATGATAGCGTAACAGTTGAAAGCGTTGTCAAAGTGATGAGCGGCAATGCGGATAAAGCACGCCGTCTTGTAAAGGCTGTTATTCCGGTTCTAGGACAAAAGCGTGGTGTAGATCTTTCTGCTGAAAGAGCGTTGGATCATGCTTTAATTACAGCACCTGAGAAACGTGATCCTGCCTTAATCGCAAAATTAGATGCTGTTGCAGGACGTGTTTTGAAATAA
- a CDS encoding Tim44/TimA family putative adaptor protein, whose protein sequence is MPADGNHPVNNMIHNVPWDIVVLAILAIALAFRLYQVLGRKVGMQGVRQQRPLKENLGNPISSRTAPPPLPNTQQDSASEVFEQAQYEIPSAATRVGAVMVEFGQRTSTAFLPDAFLKNVEVAFRQVIPAFASGDLDVLGKFLTSDTEQAFKLAIEKRREAGEKQQSEIKKIDSLAILDASLRQDEQAGWIGQIEVRITSHQINLLTTVDDVPVQGTDAVTEFHDLWLFERKFDSSDSSWRLAASRPA, encoded by the coding sequence ATGCCTGCTGATGGAAATCATCCTGTAAATAATATGATACACAATGTTCCTTGGGATATTGTTGTTTTGGCTATTTTGGCAATTGCTCTGGCTTTTCGTCTTTATCAGGTGTTGGGACGTAAAGTTGGGATGCAAGGGGTACGGCAGCAACGCCCTTTGAAAGAGAACCTCGGGAATCCGATTTCTTCTCGGACTGCTCCTCCACCATTGCCGAATACACAGCAAGATTCTGCGAGTGAAGTGTTCGAGCAAGCCCAATATGAAATACCATCAGCAGCAACACGCGTAGGTGCTGTGATGGTTGAGTTTGGGCAGCGCACATCAACAGCGTTTCTTCCGGATGCCTTTTTGAAAAATGTTGAAGTAGCTTTCCGTCAGGTTATTCCTGCGTTTGCATCAGGGGATTTGGATGTTCTAGGAAAGTTCTTAACCTCTGATACGGAGCAGGCTTTCAAATTAGCGATTGAGAAGCGTCGTGAAGCAGGTGAAAAGCAGCAAAGTGAGATCAAGAAAATCGATAGTCTGGCCATTCTTGATGCGTCTTTAAGACAGGACGAACAGGCCGGTTGGATTGGTCAGATTGAAGTTCGTATTACTTCCCATCAGATTAATTTACTAACCACAGTAGATGATGTTCCAGTTCAAGGAACAGATGCTGTGACGGAGTTTCATGATCTTTGGTTATTTGAAAGAAAATTTGATAGCTCTGATTCCAGCTGGCGTTTGGCAGCATCAAGGCCAGCATAA
- a CDS encoding uroporphyrinogen-III synthase, giving the protein MSSRRFVIVTRPEPGLTETMNAIRALGWVPVACPMLVIRHYLPPEEVECDVVLVTSLNALPALKNWSKRKRIITVGQKTAQRAREYGFLHVDSAGGDAKSLSQLCLQNNIVGQKVLLLSGKGYGVELAAQLKTQRLEVYDVFQNTELTEEAKNVFLNEEIAAVCFYSGRTAKAFEAALEQKYREKLKDIRAVCLSEGIAQELSSELWKEKIWPKPLEGLGPYKGS; this is encoded by the coding sequence ATGTCGTCCCGTCGTTTTGTTATTGTGACCCGGCCTGAGCCGGGACTAACCGAAACGATGAATGCGATTAGAGCGTTGGGTTGGGTTCCTGTTGCTTGTCCCATGCTGGTCATACGTCACTATCTTCCACCTGAAGAAGTGGAATGTGATGTTGTTTTGGTGACGAGCTTAAATGCCCTTCCGGCGCTTAAAAATTGGTCAAAAAGAAAAAGAATAATAACGGTTGGGCAAAAAACAGCACAGCGTGCAAGGGAATATGGTTTTCTACACGTAGATTCTGCCGGTGGGGATGCCAAAAGCCTATCTCAGCTTTGCTTGCAGAACAATATTGTAGGGCAAAAGGTTCTACTGCTTTCTGGAAAAGGCTATGGGGTAGAACTTGCGGCACAATTAAAAACGCAACGGCTTGAAGTCTATGATGTATTTCAGAATACAGAATTAACAGAAGAAGCAAAAAACGTATTTTTGAATGAAGAGATAGCCGCCGTATGCTTCTACTCTGGTCGAACGGCTAAGGCTTTTGAAGCGGCTTTAGAGCAAAAATATAGAGAAAAATTGAAAGATATTAGAGCCGTTTGCTTGTCTGAAGGGATTGCACAGGAACTTTCTTCAGAACTTTGGAAAGAAAAAATATGGCCCAAACCTTTGGAAGGGCTTGGGCCATATAAAGGTTCGTAA
- the secB gene encoding protein-export chaperone SecB codes for MSENLTNTTDQNAPPPLPLSVNLQYTKDLSFEVPAGAAIFASLRAAPHISVNIDVQANRIEENQPVFEVALTLKAEAQEPPAEEGGQPGRVVFITELTYAAIVTLGDAPQELIEPILLVEVPRLLFPFARAIISDVTRDGGFPPVVLQPIDFVALWQAKREQQFPETKGEA; via the coding sequence ATGTCTGAGAACCTAACGAACACCACCGATCAAAATGCTCCTCCTCCCCTCCCTCTATCTGTTAACCTTCAATACACTAAAGATTTATCGTTTGAAGTACCTGCTGGAGCAGCAATTTTTGCCTCTCTACGCGCTGCACCGCACATTTCTGTCAACATTGACGTTCAAGCGAACCGCATAGAAGAGAATCAACCTGTTTTTGAGGTTGCTCTTACCCTTAAAGCTGAAGCACAAGAACCACCAGCAGAAGAAGGTGGACAGCCAGGTCGCGTTGTTTTCATTACCGAACTAACTTACGCCGCGATTGTAACACTTGGCGATGCTCCTCAAGAGCTGATTGAACCGATCCTTCTTGTAGAAGTCCCTCGCCTTCTTTTCCCATTCGCACGTGCAATTATCAGTGATGTGACACGTGATGGTGGTTTCCCTCCTGTTGTTCTTCAACCCATTGACTTTGTCGCTCTTTGGCAAGCAAAGCGTGAACAACAGTTCCCAGAAACAAAAGGCGAAGCATAA
- the groES gene encoding co-chaperone GroES: protein MTKFRPLHDRVVVRRLTGEEKTAGGIIIPDTAKDKPTEGEVVSVGPGARNEQGQIVALDVKAGDKVLFGKWSGTEVKIDGEELLIMKESDIMGVIG, encoded by the coding sequence ATGACGAAATTTCGTCCCCTTCACGACCGTGTCGTGGTCCGTCGTCTAACAGGCGAAGAAAAGACAGCTGGTGGCATTATTATTCCAGACACCGCAAAAGACAAACCAACAGAAGGTGAAGTTGTTTCTGTTGGCCCTGGCGCTCGTAATGAGCAAGGCCAGATTGTTGCGCTTGATGTAAAAGCTGGTGACAAGGTTCTTTTCGGTAAATGGTCTGGAACAGAGGTGAAGATTGACGGTGAAGAACTGTTGATCATGAAAGAAAGCGATATCATGGGTGTGATTGGCTAA
- the mltA gene encoding murein transglycosylase A, protein MIRLAALFALGGCVAQENTTQPLTLNAVDFSSLQGWRQEDIPSVISLLRVECNRMQHLPSTTFLGGSTSITYGRHAGDWSGACRALELQPEAGRDFVQAWFQPYALTQQAFYTGYYEPQIQASLSRFGEYQVPVYARPSDLMQGKTSDGHFVSGHMVNGRFAPYYSREEIDQGVLSGKGLEIAWLKDPVDLFFLQIQGSGRLILPDGRQMRVSYDGRNGQPYVPLGRVLVREGKMQSSYVNMDNIRAWLNAHPEQRMSMMEKNPNYVFFRASNDNLEQGSKGAFGVNLTAGRSVAIDRKVLPFGLPLWVQTTLPNGRGAYTAWQHMVFAQDIGTDIKGVGRSDLYTGWGAQAHEVAGNLHASGQMFVFLPRPPASASTP, encoded by the coding sequence ATGATACGTTTAGCTGCATTATTCGCTTTAGGTGGATGTGTAGCACAAGAAAATACAACCCAGCCATTAACATTGAATGCTGTTGATTTTTCGTCTCTTCAAGGATGGCGGCAAGAGGATATTCCCTCTGTAATATCTTTGTTGCGTGTAGAATGTAACCGAATGCAGCATTTACCTTCCACTACGTTTCTTGGGGGAAGTACGTCTATTACTTATGGACGTCATGCCGGGGACTGGTCAGGAGCTTGCCGTGCATTGGAACTTCAACCAGAAGCAGGGCGGGATTTTGTTCAAGCATGGTTTCAGCCATATGCTTTGACGCAACAGGCATTTTACACAGGATATTATGAACCACAGATACAAGCGTCTTTATCGCGGTTCGGGGAGTATCAAGTTCCTGTTTATGCTCGCCCTTCAGATTTAATGCAGGGCAAAACCAGTGACGGACATTTTGTGAGTGGCCATATGGTGAATGGGCGCTTTGCACCATATTACTCACGTGAAGAAATTGACCAAGGTGTGTTGAGTGGAAAAGGGCTGGAAATTGCTTGGCTGAAAGACCCGGTTGACTTGTTTTTTCTACAGATCCAAGGGTCGGGCCGTTTAATTCTGCCAGATGGCCGTCAAATGCGCGTCAGTTATGATGGGCGTAACGGGCAACCTTATGTTCCTTTAGGGCGTGTTCTGGTGCGTGAAGGGAAAATGCAATCTTCTTATGTGAATATGGATAATATTCGAGCGTGGTTGAATGCTCATCCTGAACAGAGGATGAGCATGATGGAGAAAAACCCGAACTATGTTTTCTTTCGTGCTTCCAATGATAATCTGGAACAAGGGAGCAAGGGAGCATTCGGGGTTAATCTGACCGCCGGGCGCTCTGTGGCCATTGACCGTAAAGTTTTGCCGTTTGGATTGCCGTTATGGGTTCAAACAACATTACCAAATGGGAGAGGGGCCTATACTGCTTGGCAGCATATGGTTTTTGCTCAGGATATAGGGACAGATATCAAGGGTGTTGGTCGATCTGATCTTTATACGGGGTGGGGAGCGCAGGCGCATGAAGTTGCTGGGAACCTTCATGCCAGCGGACAGATGTTTGTTTTTCTTCCACGACCGCCGGCAAGTGCTAGCACTCCATGA
- the hemF gene encoding oxygen-dependent coproporphyrinogen oxidase — protein sequence MSQTSTEFADLIRPDVPHDTLKQEAKNWFESLRDRICASYEQIEDEAVKQNSQVLHSRTEAGRFTRTAWERPEGGGGVMSIMRGRVFEKVGVNVSTVWGEFSPEFRKNIPGAQEDPRFFATGVSLVAHPCNPHVSAAHFNTRMIITTKGWFGGGGDITPMFPDSKEAQEDAAFFHQKFEEACLNYDPSRYPRFKEWCDKYFHLHHRDEPRGLGGIFYDQFSTDNLEEDFAFTKDVGTAFFESYPKVVQRRMLTPWSEEDRDAQLIRRGRYVEFNLLHDRGTLFGLKTGGNTEAILMSMPPEVRWP from the coding sequence ATGAGCCAAACCAGCACTGAATTTGCTGACCTTATTCGCCCCGACGTCCCACATGATACACTCAAACAAGAAGCAAAAAACTGGTTTGAATCCCTCCGAGACCGGATTTGCGCTTCTTATGAACAAATTGAAGATGAGGCTGTTAAACAGAACTCTCAAGTTCTTCACTCACGCACAGAAGCAGGGCGTTTTACCCGCACGGCATGGGAGCGGCCAGAGGGTGGTGGTGGCGTCATGTCCATCATGCGAGGACGTGTTTTTGAAAAAGTCGGAGTGAATGTTTCAACTGTTTGGGGAGAGTTTTCCCCTGAATTCCGTAAAAATATTCCCGGCGCACAAGAAGACCCCCGTTTTTTTGCTACGGGTGTCTCTTTAGTCGCCCACCCATGTAACCCCCATGTAAGTGCGGCGCACTTCAATACCCGTATGATTATAACCACTAAAGGCTGGTTTGGTGGTGGTGGTGATATTACCCCTATGTTCCCCGACAGCAAGGAAGCACAAGAAGACGCAGCTTTTTTCCATCAAAAATTTGAAGAAGCATGCTTAAATTACGATCCATCTCGTTATCCACGCTTTAAAGAATGGTGTGATAAATATTTCCACTTACATCACCGAGATGAACCCCGAGGATTAGGGGGGATTTTTTATGATCAGTTTTCAACAGACAATTTAGAAGAAGATTTTGCTTTCACGAAAGATGTTGGAACAGCCTTCTTTGAATCATACCCAAAAGTTGTCCAACGCCGCATGTTAACCCCTTGGTCTGAAGAAGATCGAGACGCCCAACTTATTAGACGTGGTAGATATGTGGAGTTTAATCTACTTCATGATAGAGGCACTTTATTCGGTCTCAAAACCGGTGGAAATACTGAGGCCATTTTAATGAGCATGCCACCTGAAGTACGTTGGCCATAA
- a CDS encoding DUF4169 family protein: MTDVINLRRERKRRKSLEDAKQAETNRLLYGRTKAQKQSDSLEKLRKKALLDGKRLREED, encoded by the coding sequence ATGACAGATGTTATTAATCTTCGGCGTGAACGTAAACGCCGGAAGTCTTTAGAGGACGCAAAGCAGGCGGAAACGAACAGGCTTCTATACGGGCGTACAAAAGCACAAAAGCAATCTGATTCTCTGGAAAAATTAAGGAAAAAGGCCCTTTTAGATGGGAAACGACTCAGAGAAGAAGATTAG
- a CDS encoding cytochrome-c peroxidase yields MTKGIAGLVVLGVAAWGGTVTYLEHFDHAGAPQLPVNSSTRHDAKAMAAFAAFQEVRCDYCHTKNADLPFYFNLPGANQIMKKDLVEGQRHFNFAPIIADFQQGTPPSVEQLSRIEEVISQNRMPPTPYLLMHPHAHLDEKQRADILAWVRDQRERYYASSDVKPEFRGEVIQPIPESMPVDWKKAELGRQLFFDKHLSGNDQLNCASCHGLNKGGVDNLVTATGINGQKGPINTPSVYNSTFNLEQFWNGRAKDLKAQAAGPVMNPVEMGSHDWEGVATKIRSLPNYVSEFTAVYGKDEISQNTVTDAIAEYEKTLITPDSRFDLYLKGQSNAITDQEKRGYERFKQIGCSGCHSGVAVGGDAFEILGLEGPYFEDRHTKLTPADEGRFSFTKDRSDYQRFKIPNLRNVELTGPWFHDGSAKTLEDAVRKMARYETPDHDISDQDVADIVAFLKTLTGKYQGVPLKDVEVEAPLKVPQSH; encoded by the coding sequence ATGACAAAGGGAATTGCCGGTTTAGTAGTACTGGGGGTGGCGGCCTGGGGCGGTACGGTCACTTATCTGGAACATTTCGATCATGCTGGCGCCCCCCAACTTCCGGTCAATAGTTCGACCCGGCATGATGCAAAAGCAATGGCAGCATTCGCAGCATTTCAAGAAGTGCGGTGTGATTATTGCCATACTAAAAATGCAGATTTACCTTTTTACTTTAATCTGCCTGGTGCAAACCAGATTATGAAAAAAGATTTGGTTGAAGGGCAACGGCATTTTAATTTTGCTCCAATCATTGCTGATTTCCAACAAGGCACTCCTCCTTCTGTTGAGCAACTATCTCGTATTGAAGAGGTCATTTCCCAAAATCGGATGCCGCCGACACCTTATTTGTTGATGCATCCACATGCACATTTAGATGAGAAACAAAGAGCCGATATTCTTGCTTGGGTAAGAGATCAGCGTGAGCGCTATTACGCGAGCTCGGATGTAAAGCCTGAGTTCCGTGGTGAGGTTATTCAGCCTATTCCAGAAAGCATGCCTGTTGATTGGAAGAAAGCCGAGCTGGGCCGTCAGTTGTTCTTTGATAAACACCTCTCTGGAAATGACCAGCTGAATTGTGCAAGCTGTCACGGCCTAAATAAAGGTGGGGTTGATAACCTTGTAACAGCAACGGGGATTAATGGTCAGAAAGGCCCAATTAATACGCCGTCTGTTTATAATTCGACCTTTAACCTAGAACAGTTCTGGAATGGTCGTGCAAAAGATCTGAAAGCTCAAGCCGCTGGTCCTGTGATGAACCCTGTTGAAATGGGCTCTCATGATTGGGAAGGCGTTGCGACGAAAATCCGTTCTTTGCCAAACTATGTTAGCGAGTTTACAGCGGTTTACGGTAAGGACGAAATTTCTCAGAACACCGTTACAGATGCAATCGCCGAGTATGAAAAAACCTTGATTACACCTGATAGTCGCTTTGACTTGTATCTGAAAGGGCAGTCAAATGCGATTACAGATCAGGAGAAAAGAGGCTATGAGCGGTTTAAACAAATTGGATGCTCAGGCTGTCATAGTGGCGTAGCTGTTGGTGGTGATGCATTTGAAATTCTTGGATTGGAAGGTCCATATTTTGAAGATCGTCATACGAAGTTGACGCCAGCTGACGAAGGTCGTTTCTCCTTCACGAAAGATCGCTCAGACTATCAGCGCTTTAAAATCCCTAATTTGAGAAACGTTGAGCTGACCGGCCCATGGTTCCATGATGGTTCAGCAAAGACGTTGGAAGATGCTGTTCGTAAAATGGCTCGGTATGAAACACCAGATCATGATATTTCAGATCAAGATGTGGCAGATATCGTTGCTTTCTTGAAAACCCTTACAGGGAAATATCAAGGCGTGCCATTGAAAGATGTAGAGGTTGAAGCTCCTTTAAAAGTGCCCCAGTCTCACTGA